The proteins below are encoded in one region of Neodiprion virginianus isolate iyNeoVirg1 chromosome 7, iyNeoVirg1.1, whole genome shotgun sequence:
- the LOC124309459 gene encoding probable serine/threonine-protein kinase kinX encodes MSDETDQNIEYGQLTDKQDISNVNEVPIRRKRAIRDAGSAVPLGGSSNPSRKAGLIPGKQRFKKANHPIDGNAGKLLNDKGDLKRNSPAKFDASGDRADQDKRDLRKQQTTSSELSQSREEDKVKSGKKEGKRNSYSMKTMKPKSRAIKQSDLMTRSSLAKVRGLVHDKGGYSAVKDDAKLHESEFDSKNLGDEADLEQKSTEYEETGDDEDLEAPVGYKENAPEVSQNSEESEKVDLPQNSAEDDDFYNQEVDKREAEVLEEEYEGVDDQDEPYGDTDETDDSNIQGAKIRPETSLSEKAEKSDSRVKRHDTEANGGSSEKNDTTNLSDDAKGPLERLGNLGEESLDNLKRETDQNSVAVSSSSSHEAQEDTLKGREETNESLKQESMNVDTKSDASVDWDAKRTGDSFSDDMKKESKNFANDDLDTDYEKRVEQQIQQRIDSIKEEIKRGVEEKQKIREIEVNNAKYDAMQSEDEEDEVENNQSLDAPSERKSVSKRSIIDGIRRPHQKAKRHILKRVKRSSTADERQLRAIEGVETLDPDVLVKAKLRHESIRKRSAPTYGATDEDASKMSRFPIKRSIVPRQVYLVKSEPQISSTTNNREIRNPIIIPEQAQANIDDELPPGVSLDQSLLEDTSSAVNNRLKRSPERFARRRRASAVIPESGVAFLGYRPQDDDEIDEGSEFDDDSFEDGSPHLAEDRSSYAEPYAIRAQYRGDEARNESPSEFLFAGGEDEQTDFLMRRKRGEIDEDEQPVRLHGGGALARRQAKAKSNQMQSARVNSIYLGEK; translated from the exons ATGAGCGATGAAACGGATCAAAACATTGAATATGGTCAGCTAACCGACAAGCAAGACATTAGCAATGTTAACGAAGTACCGATTCGTCGAAAGCGGGCAATTCGAGACGCAGGGAGTGCTGTCCCTCTTGGTGGGTCGTCAAATCCTTCCCGCAAGGCAGGGCTGATTCCCGGAAAGCAACGATTCAAGAAGGCCAATCATCCAATTGATGGCAATGCTGGAAAGCTGTTAAACGACAAAGGGGATCTGAAAAGGAATTCTCCCGCGAAATTCGATGCTTCGGGAGATCGTGCTGATCAG GATAAGAGAGATCTTCGCAAGCAACAAACCACATCTTCGGAATTGTCGCAATCCAGGGAGGAGGATAAAGTAAAGTCCGGTAAAAAGGAAGGGAAGAGAAATTCCTATTCAATGAAAACAATGAAGCCGAAATCCAGGGCAATTAAGCAGAGTGATCTCATGACTCGGAGCTCTCTTGCAAAGGTGAGAGGCCTCGTACACGACAAAGGTGGTTATTCTGCTGTAAAAGATGACGCAAAATTGCACGAGTCGGAGTTTGACAGCAAAAACCTCGGGGATGAAGCCGACCTTGAACAAAAATCTACAGAGTATGAAGAAACGGGTGATGATGAAGACTTAGAAGCACCGGTCGGCTACAAGGAAAATGCACCGGAAGTTTCGCAGAACAGTGAAGAGTCTGAAAAAGTTGATCTCCCTCAGAATTCAGCGGAAGATGatgatttttataatcaagAAGTCGATAAGAGAGAAGCAGAAGTCTTAGAAGAAGAATACGAGGGTGTCGATGATCAAGACGAACCGTACGGGGATACCGACGAAACGGATGATTCTAACATCCAGGGCGCAAAGATTAGACCAGAAACGTCACTTTCAGAAAAGGCCGAAAAATCCGATAGCCGGGTGAAGAGACACGACACCGAAGCCAATGGAGGtagttctgaaaaaaatgacacAACTAACCTGAGCGACGATGCAAAAGGACCTCTGGAGCGTCTTGGAAACCTGGGTGAGGAATCTCTTGATAATTTGAAACGGGAAACAGATCAAAATTCAGTCGCGGTATCATCGAGTTCCAGCCACGAAGCACAAGAAGACACTCTAAAAGGCCGGGAAGAAACAAATGAAAGCTTAAAACAAGAATCGATGAATGTTGATACAAAATCCGACGCAAGCGTGGACTGGGATGCGAAAAGAACCGGGGACTCTTTTAGTGATGATATGAAGAAGGAATCTAAAAACTTCGCTAATGATGACCTGGACACTGATTACGAGAAAAGAGTCGAGCAACAGATCCAACAGAGGATAGACTcaataaaagaagaaatcaAACGGGGTGTAGAAGAGAAGCAAAAAATACGCGAAATCGAAGTGAACAATGCAAAGTATGATGCAATGCAGAGCGAGGATGAAGAGGACGAGGTTGAGAATAATCAAAGTTTAGATGCACCAAGCGAGCGGAAAAGTGTTTCAAAACGATCAATCATCGACGGGATTCGAAGGCCACACCAAAAGGCTAAACGACATATTTTAAAAAGAGTAAAACGCTCGAGCACCGCAGATGAAAGACAATTGCGTGCTATCGAAGGTGTCGAAACCCTGGATCCCGACGTCCTTGTGAAGGCTAAGCTGCGCCACGAAAGCATACGCAAACGGTCTGCGCCAACTTACGGCGCAACTGACGAGGACGCTTCCAAAATGTCGAGATTCCCAATCAAAAGAAGCATCGTCCCACGCCAAGTTTACCTCGTCAAGAGTGAGCCGCAAATATCATCAACAACGAACAACCGAGAAATCAGGAATCCGATAATCATACCCGAACAAGCACAGGCTAATATCGATGATGAACTGCCACCAGGTGTTTCATTGGACCAGAGTTTACTCGAGGACACTTCTTCTGCTGTTAATAATAGACTCAAACGTAGTCCGGAACGGTTCGCGCGACGCAGACGTGCTAGCGCAGTTATTCCTGAAAGCGGAGTCGCCTTCCTTGGATACAGACCGCAGGACGACGACGAGATTGACGAAGGAAGTGAGTTTGATGATGACAGCTTCGAGGACGGAAGTCCGCACCTTGCAGAGGACAGATCAAGCTATGCCGAACCCTACGCTATTCGTGCCCAGTACCGCGGTGACGAAGCCAGAAATGAAAGCCCATCTGAGTTCCTTTTCGCTGGTGGCGAGGATGAGCAAACTGACTTTCTGATGCGGCGCAAGCGCGGTGAAATTGACGAAGATGAGCAACCAGTTCGACTTCATGGAGGTGGAGCTCTTGCCAGACGGCAAGCGAAGGCGAAGTCAAATCAGATGCAATCAGCACGGGTAAATAGTATATATCTGGGGGAAAAATGA